The Anopheles coluzzii chromosome 2, AcolN3, whole genome shotgun sequence genome window below encodes:
- the LOC120952114 gene encoding uncharacterized protein LOC120952114: MASEISASSSTIGSNPGSGTSNPMEQDRPQPCTDDTCQEKFHKVLTAFLNRGFKINNDVYLEMIISHLSGKYCDDHRKFVKSTEVFQWLENILQQWESDRAPSTDISAFTLQLLAMIVENEWDFARIQNGSRMLDRFQECIQRNGKLQNPSIKLGHVLVLKAISRHAMGMSWIKQSGSWRICLDYYNGYQTIYITRETSLFIYEVLERFCTMGDYEEVKEIVRTILSPLIDCVWKSPEQDDAVLVNDYNSQKIISPLLNLMQTLFRKIIESKQRTRVAYFILYTYKFERNLWKFTDTMHDHTYLAKIWQTHIFANCARLCTMEIPPEDTVAVDLTFDRYTINFLNYVNFSIRRGNVQNVMLMAETHHSLWRILGDRAPEEVVLKNQSIRFGDQILLLQLFPVVYEMQCFATKDLPDYIEKFCTQLYDIACEFTIRLIYACRDIFQAYNLNVTELACKSIQGIVTTHKLPRPRAVIAFQAFVYLLKEFLPDMCCSVEGERSVFGKADLMLSKPNLLSAIINGLMSLIENFKITWKECIESTAIVNFMLNLLANPNLPPRLVVLALKLTQTSIEHFLAPNLALLMDNISGSGLEHVGHIIYKRLHDLSWEARDSALELLASIVSISEIKFPAFQKHILDCDIIPVVEAAAKNDTEAYVRASALRCLTLMVKIRLLWDHSLSKLSLMNHLIDVIDNESEGVVRREAVNTVKEIYANHKIQPQCLDSVFSVLAYAAANDLYWEVKINALQFWRLVMCRQFQHQGMIDGTFPAVTFSKEHKKIVTLTDREIQTRLMKVLNELSLRGCLGVLLACLKDDCDLGVVKETIAIIDKLMSHLNKYNFLDYYQVVLRSGSSAAHPSSAKGDSSGLSPANANAVQGASSTNSSNSQQASPLAGRLSVIDTNYSEVKPPERSSIEAGALQNQAQLDSTAAAATQSTGGTGTIPPRQQRRNDADYNSGNVACSSANADEIIDSIVNLNDMNLLSVTYNPHMTNVATAYGRQTGNDCGCDETLRHVDLFRQYASVSAEEFLRSVQSLDLSAIVASRQRWLENTESFGSLLDDVLFSYYAAEVNDADCY; the protein is encoded by the exons ATGGCTTCCGAAATCAGTGCATCCTCATCAACGATAGGCAGCAATCCTGGCAGCGGGACAAGCAACCCTATGGAACAGGATCGACCCCAACCATGCACGGACGATACTTGCCAAGAAAAGTTTCACAAGGTGCTAACTGCTTTCCTGAACCGCGGATTTAAGATCAACAATGATGTGTATCTTGAAATGATAATCAGTCACCTGTCCGGCAAGTATTGCGATG ACCATCGTAAATTTGTCAAGTCTACGGAAGTATTCCAGTGGCTAGAGAACATACTGCAGCAATGGGAAAGTGATCGTGCCCCATCAACAGATATTTCCGCCTTCACGCTCCAGCTGCTGGCGATGATCGTGGAGAACGAGTGGGATTTTGCACGCATTCAAAATGGAAGCCGGATGCTGGATCGTTTTCAGGAGTGTATTCAGCGTAATGGGAAGCTACAAAACCCATCCATCAAATTGGGCCACGTGCTGGTGCTGAAGGCAATCTCTCGCCATGCAATGGGCATGTCGTGGATCAAGCAATCCGGCTCTTGGCGGATTTGTTTGGACTACTACAATGGTTACCAGACGATCTACATAACGCGCGAGACGTCGCTGTTCATTTACGAGGTGCTGGAGCGCTTCTGTACGATGGGTGACTACGAAGAGGTGAAGGAAATCGTGCGCACCATCCTGTCTCCCCTGATTGACTGTGTTTGGAAGAGTCCGGAGCAGGACGATGCGGTCCTGGTGAATGATTATAACTCGCAAAAAATCATCTCTCCACTGCTAAACCTCATGCAAACGCTGTTTCGCAAAATCATCGAATCAAAACAACGCACCCGGGTCGCGTACTTCATTCTCTACACGTACAAATTCGAACGCAATCTCTGGAAGTTTACTGACACCATGCACGACCATACGTACCTTGCCAAAATCTGGCAAACCCACATCTTCGCCAACTGTGCCCGGTTGTGCACGATGGAAATCCCACCGGAGGACACGGTGGCAGTGGATCTGACCTTCGATCGGTACACCATAAACTTTCTAAACTACGTCAACTTTTCCATCCGACGGGGCAACGTGCAGAACGTGATGCTGATGGCCGAAACACACCATTCCTTGTGGCGCATTCTTGGCGATCGCGCTCCGGAAGAGGTTGTGCTGAAAAATCAGAGTATTCGTTTTGGCGACCAAATACTACTGCTGCAGCTCTTTCCGGTCGTTTACGAAATGCAGTGTTTCGCCACGAAAGATTTGCCGGATTATATCGAAAAGTTTTGCACACAGCTGTACGACATTGCGTGCGAGTTTACCATACGGTTGATTTACGCCTGTCGGGACATTTTTCAGGCGTACAATTTAAATGTGACCGAGTTGGCATGTAAATCAATTCAAGGAATTGTGACCACACACAAGCTACCCCGTCCGCGCGCTGTCATTGCGTTTCAAGCGTTCGTGTACTTGCTGAAGGAGTTCCTTCCCGATATGTGCTGCTCGGTCGAGGGAGAAAGAAGCGTCTTCGGCAAGGCGGATCTTATGCTAAGCAAACCTAATCTCCTGTCCGCAATCATCAATGGGTTGATGTCATTGATCGAAAACTTCAAAATCACCTGGAAAGAGTGCATCGAATCGACAGCGATTGTTAATTTCATGCTAAACTTGCTGGCAAACCCCAATCTTCCTCCGAGG CTGGTCGTGCTTGCACTAAAGCTCACCCAAACCTCCATCGAGCACTTCCTGGCACCAAACCTTGCCCTGCTGATGGATAATATCTCTGGATCGGGACTGGAACATGTTGGCCACATAATCTATAAACGCCTGCACGATCTCAGCTGGGAGGCAAGGGATTCGGCGCTCGAGTTGCTCGCATCGATTGTCAGCATATCGGAAATCA AATTTCCCGCTTTCCAAAAGCATATTCTCGATTGTGATATCATCCCGGTTGTAGAAGCTGCAGCAAAGAACGACACCGAAGCGTACGTCCGCGCTTCGGCCCTTCGCTGTCTGACGTTGATGGTCAAGATTCGGTTGCTGTGGGATCATTCGCTTTCCAAGCTTTCCTTAATG AATCACCTGATCGACGTTATCGATAACGAAAGTGAAGGAGTGGTTCGTCGCGAAGCGGTCAATACGGTAAAGGAAATCTACGCCAATCATAAAATACAACCGCAATGTTTGGACAGTGTGTTTTCCGTGCTAGCGTATGCCGCCGCAAACGATCTGTACTGGGAGGTGAAGATTAATGCGCTTCAGTTTTGGCGCCTGGTTATGTGCCGGCAGTTTCAACATCAAGGGATGATTGACGGAACCTTCCCTGCGGTAACGTTCTCGAAGGAgcataaaaaaatcgttacaCTCACCGATCGGGAAATTCAAACACGCCTAATGAAGGTACTTAATGAGCTGTCGCTGCGCGGATGCCTGGGAGTGCTGCTCGCCTGTCTCAAAGACGATTGTGATCTGGGAGTGGTCAAAGAAACAATTGCCATCATCGATAAACTGATGTCGCATTTGAACAAGTACAACTTTCTAGACTATTATCAAGTTGTTTTGCGGTCTGGATCTTCCGCAGCACATCCATCAAGCGCTAAAGGCGATTCTTCCGGCCTTTCCCCGGCAAATGCCAATGCGGTACAAGGAGCATCATCTACGAACAGCTCAAACTCGCAGCAAGCTTCACCTTTGGCAGGGCGATTGTCGGTTATCGATACGAACTACTCCGAGGTGAAACCTCCTGAGCGATCTTCGATAGAAGCGGGCGCTTTACAAAACCAGGCACAATTGGATTCGACAGCTGCCGCCGCAACCCAAAGTACCGGGGGGACTGGCACGATACCTCCTCGACAGCAGCGTAGAAACGATGCTGATTACAACAGCGGCAATGTGGCGTGCAGTTCGGCCAATGCCGACGAAATCATTGATTCTATTGTGAACCTCAACGATATGAACCTACTTTCAGTTACCTACAATCCTCACATGACGAACGTGGCGACTGCCTACGGGCGTCAAACGGGCAACGATTGCGGCTGTGACGAAACACTGCGACATGTGGACCTTTTCCGACAGTATGCTTCCGTCAGTGCGGAAGAGTTTTTGCGCTCCGTACAGTCGCTTGATCTATCCGCGATCGTGGCAAGTCGGCAGCGATGGCTGGAAAACACGGAAAGCTTCGGTTCACTTTTGGACGACGTATTGTTTTCGTACTACGCGGCCGAGGTTAACGATGCGGATTGTTACTGA